A stretch of the Drosophila sulfurigaster albostrigata strain 15112-1811.04 chromosome 2L, ASM2355843v2, whole genome shotgun sequence genome encodes the following:
- the LOC133850363 gene encoding uncharacterized protein LOC133850363, whose amino-acid sequence MQPQAKAGAKSPASVAKIEEFINDRLKEDLKQLEICLNRYNEDIMEYVQLKNTLQTFDEHMPDGYKTQVNIGSNIFMQARVKQMDKILVNVGKEVYLEMSMDEAIKFSDVRIKILTKQADVVRDESVKKRTLIKLALLAIAEQEKLLQDESKK is encoded by the coding sequence ATGCAACCGCAAGCCAAAGCGGGCGCCAAAAGCCCAGCGTCCGTGGCCAAAATTGAGGAATTCATCAATGACCGGCTTAAGGAGGATCTCAAACAGCTGGAGATATGTCTCAATCGGTACAACGAGGACATTATGGAATATGTGCAGCTGAAGAACACACTACAAACCTTTGACGAGCACATGCCCGATGGCTACAAGACACAGGTCAACATTGGCAGCAATATTTTTATGCAAGCGCGCGTCAAGCAAATGGACAAAATACTCGTGAATGTGGGCAAGGAAGTGTATCTGGAAATGAGCATGGATGAGGCCATAAAGTTTAGTGATGTgcgcattaaaatattaacaaaacaGGCGGACGTGGTGCGAGATGAGAGCGTAAAGAAGCGAACACTTATTAAATTGGCACTGCTTGCAATTGCTGAGCAAGAAAAGTTGCTGCAAGACGAGAGCAAGAAGTGA
- the LOC133850227 gene encoding uncharacterized protein LOC133850227, giving the protein MNSNSIRKLLLLPLKRISCPDGLQQVRHHAPIVGPPRFRLSMGQKALYGWGSLLFMMIIPMWSLYSMPRWSALHNNLPWDEDEPPKEEEPKEQ; this is encoded by the coding sequence atgaattcaaattccataagaaaacttttgctgttgccctTGAAACGCATTTCGTGTCCCGATGGCTTGCAACAGGTGCGTCATCATGCACCTATTGTGGGACCTCCCCGATTTCGCCTGTCGATGGGCCAGAAAGCTCTCTACGGCTGGGGATCGCTGCTCTTCATGATGATAATACCGATGTGGTCGCTTTACTCGATGCCTCGCTGGTCCGCTCTGCACAACAATCTGCCCTGGGACGAAGATGAACCCCCC